A segment of the bacterium BMS3Abin08 genome:
TGACAGTCGGTACAGGTTACATCGTTAATTGAATGTTCACTGCCATTCCAGTTGTGTAGGTTGAATGTTGCATTTGCCGTATGGCATTTCAGACAGATAAGGGATTTTGCCTGGGGGGGCAGGCTTTTAATATCGATAAGGGTTTTGTAATTACACGCAGTCTGTTTGCCCTCTGCAGCATCGGCCTTGACCTTTTCCGGTGTAAGCCCTTCAATAGCGAGGCTGCCCGGCCCGTGGCATGATTCGCAATCCACTATCGGCATTCCTGATTTGCTTGAGAGTTGGGCTCCCATGGTGCTTGCCTCGAAATCACGTTTTATCCTGTCATGGTAGTGACAGGCTGAGAGACAATTGTTTGTCCCAACGTAGTCGGCATCAAGCCTTCCCACGAGCATACGTTCGTATTCCTTAATCGGCAGGATGGGTTTTGAGGTCTTTAGAGTTTCACAACTTGAAACAATGATGGGTAGCAAGACTAAAAGCAAGACATATCTGAACCTCCTCATGCTGTTCCTCCCGTGAGTCCTTTGTTGTAAACGGTTATGGAAAAGGGGTTGATTTCTTTTGGCTCTTCAGGTATTTCAGCGGGTCATATCTTTGTGCCCCTCTCTTGAAGAGAAGGGGGTAGGGGGACGTCTTCCATAGGGTTTTCAGAAGAGCCATTTTTGTTATCCTGAGTACAGCATATATGATATCACAAAATTAAATTTATTTCCCGTTATTGCTGCTGTTAAATAGAGATTGTGTATAAAGTACGATGCACCTTGCCGGAAGCCCCGACCTAAGGTCGGGAATTCTTTTTAAAGAACGATTCCGGACAAGCCGGAATGACAGAAAACGACTACTGTTCGACTTTATACACAGACTCTAATTAGTGTCTGTGTATAAAGTACCATTTTTTTATTTTTGTCATACTCGAAGTCTGTAGTCGGGTATCCAGAAGTTATTGAAAAGACTGGATTCCCGCCCAACAGACCGCGGGAATGACGGCTCTATTGTTGAGTTTATACACAGACTCTATTTAGGCAGTAAGAGACCTCTCAGAGTGATGCCGCTCTTTGAGATGTTCCCTTAGCTTATTAAACATCTCGACGTAGCCGACGGAACGGAAATCCCTGTAAGTGAACTCATGGGGTCTGAAGGTGCCCTGTTTATAAAAGAGGGTGACTTCTGCATATATGCCTTTACCAAGGTAAATCCTGTGGGCATAGTTCTTCGTAGTCGCAAGGACTACTTTTGAGAGGGTAAGATATCCGGGATCGAGATTGACCTTCCTTTTTCCTGCCTCGGCGAGGTTATCTT
Coding sequences within it:
- a CDS encoding cytochrome c nitrite reductase pentaheme subunit, with the protein product MRRFRYVLLLVLLPIIVSSCETLKTSKPILPIKEYERMLVGRLDADYVGTNNCLSACHYHDRIKRDFEASTMGAQLSSKSGMPIVDCESCHGPGSLAIEGLTPEKVKADAAEGKQTACNYKTLIDIKSLPPQAKSLICLKCHTANATFNLHNWNGSEHSINDVTCTDCHNIHAGPDLIVRPRDTFRICFKCHKNIEARFNLPSHHPIQEERVFCTDCHDPHGSTNEKLLREDTVKATCTRCHAEKEGPFIYEHAEDTEDCRTCHTPHGSVNNNLLKVQLPFLCLQCHVGHVTNTADLGKRQSYTRCTDCHSQIHGTDIPGATGTGRFTQ